The following nucleotide sequence is from Natronosalvus caseinilyticus.
GTGCGCCGGCAGGTGCGTCTCGGACATGTTGTCCAGCTCGAATTGCAGTTTGACGTGGTCGGGCTGTCTCCGGGCTGCAGTCGCGTCCACCACCGCGTCCCGCTCGTCCTCAAAGTCGTGTCCCGTCACGACCGCGTCGGCGAGGTCCAGCGTCGTGTGCGCGGTGACGCGCATGAGTCGGTCGGCCATAGACTCAGTCGTCCGACGGAATCGGCGACCCGTCCGGCGTCGCCGGGGCCGGGCTCTCGTCGAGCGCGTCCTGGTCCGCGTAGGGGTACCAGGTCCGCTTGGTGTTGTGCATGTACGGATCTTCGTAGTCGGTCTCCTCGGGTTCGATGAGGTCGGCCAGTTCGTCGTCGTCGCGGGCGGCGACGAACTCGCGGAAGCTCTCTTCGCCCGTCCGGGCGTCGGCGAAGTTCTCGAGCAGGTTCGCGATGGCGCCCGGCACCTCGTCGACAGGAACGCGCTCGCCGACCCAGGAGGCGAACTGCGGGTTCTCGCCGAGGCCGCCACCCAGACCGATGTCGAGCGCCTCGACCGGTTCGCCGTCCTTGCGCGTTTTCATCCCCCGCAGGGAGACGTCGGCGATCTGGGGCTGGGCGCACGACGCGGTACACCCCGAGAGGTGGATGTGGAAGTCGTCGACGCCCTCGGGCAACTCGACATTCTCGACCAGCCAGCGCGAGAACCGGACCTGCCGATTCTTCGTCTCGACGATCGAGAGCGAGCAGAACTCGGTCCCGGTGCAGGCGATCGACCCGCGCTGGAACGGATGCGGGTCCGGGCTGTAGGTCTCGAGCAGCGGCTCTGCGAGCAGGTCGTCCAGATTCTCGTCGGGAACGTCCGTGAAGACGACGTTCTGGCGCTGGGTGAGACGAACTTCGCC
It contains:
- a CDS encoding DUF6360 family protein; translated protein: MADRLMRVTAHTTLDLADAVVTGHDFEDERDAVVDATAARRQPDHVKLQFELDNMSETHLPAHMEEVRLTPDQARALAADLEKHADRVEEAAGETDEAAE